The nucleotide window GTCGGTAGAACCAAGacatagtgtgtgtgtggtgataGACAGGTGATGTGTAGAGAAGTACATCATGAGAATGCAGTGAAATGAAGAACTGAATTAATGCAAAGTAAAAGGGATGTGACTGTCTAACTATAGAACACCCTGGACATGTTGTATAGTTGGATCTTAGTCAAATCAATGATACGTTCAGCCAGAATGCGGTGATAATAGATTTATAATCTATAATAGGTCTCTGATCCATACAGTACATTTTTGAGCTTTCCcactttcagtttaaaaaaaaaaaaaaaaaaaatgcatttctttGTCCTGTTTCAGGTGACCCAAGGATAACCACAACACAACCACCAAAAGCAACGAGGGCAACAACAACGGGTAAGCACCTGTCTAAGGAAAATGGTGTTAGCCATACTTTGCTGACATGTGTGCTTAATGATGGTTTGGTTTTGCAGAGAGTCGCACTGATATTTCCCATTACTCCATCAGTACTTCCGCTATCAGTAAGTTCTCTATTTGCATGATTGTGATGATCAAAAGCCGTGACCTATAACCAATACTAATAAACTAAAAGGAAACTAAATGTCTCAAGAGTGTGGCACTAGGACTAATATTagtctgtgtgtatatattacACTCATCTTACTTTTATCACCCATTTTACAACTTCTTATGGAACCAAAACAAACCCCAGTACCTGCAGCCATCAGGCTTTTTAATTCTCATACAAATGGCAGATGAACTAAGTCAGACACATGAATTTCCCTTTAGTTTaagttattattcttattgATATATTGCAGTGTTGGCGGTTGGAATGTTAAAACTAGTAGATGTAACACGGGCTATGTAGGTGTACAGTGAGCACGTTCCTAAAAGTCTAAATTTGAACTGGGTAATTTGGGTGAAATGACTCTCCATGTAGTCCAGGAGAGGCGTTGCAGTGCAACTACTATTAAAGGAAATGGTTTACTGTAGTGAAACCTCAAGTcctacaacaacacaaaaagatTAGATATGTAGCAAATCTGCTTTGAATGATATCAacaaattttgtttttattgctttatttatgatttttagCATCATGGAAATGAAGAGCATCGGTCCAtgtcaaatgaaaatgtatCCAGTAACAGAAACTTCTAATAGTGTTCTCATGGTTAGTTGCTTTAATCATTATAGTTCAACACCGCTCAGCTAAGCAACCAGACAATCTTGATATCATAATCACCACTTCAAGaactaactttttaaaattatgggACATGGTTTGGACCCTTACTAACAGTAAGGTAAAAACGTCCCAGCTCCTATGAGTCATTCATTTCACAGCAGCTTTCATGCTCAGATtaactgtaaatgatcagtggGGCAGTTTACATTTCTGCTGTGTAGATGTGTGGCTGTgaaccccccacccctccccttCCTCATTTgttatttgcatatttgtcatacTTGCACGTTTCATATCATCACACAAACATAACCCTGGAAAgccaggggttttttttgtttgtttggtttttttaatgatttcattCATTAAGGGAAAAATCATTTTCAGAGTGCACTTGAGCTTCATGGCATGAAATTGCTGGGCATTCTCCTACAGGATTTTGTGACAGAGCAGAATTTGTTTCAGTCAATTATGGAAAGTTGTTCATATTCTGAAGGAGCAAAAAAGACACAGATCATCACACTACCATTTGACTGTTGGTCTGATGTTCTTTTCCTGAAGTGCTTTGTTAGCTGTATTCCAGATGTAATGAGATGCAAACCTCAACCCTTTGTCTCATCAGTGCATAGACCATTTActcaaaacaaaaacttaaagatttttgtttttacttgttGGTACTGAATCATGAACATTAACGGAGGCAAGTGTGGCCTGCACTTTTTTTTAGATGTTGGGGCTTTCGATATTTTTGTTGTCTCCTGGGTGAGTTGCCTGTGGGATCTTGGGGTAATATTGGTAGGCTCACCACTCCATGACGGTTTCTTTAGATTCTGGCATGATGTTTCTTTTTGACATgtacttcactttgtcagacaggatCTAAATGAGTGATTTCTTTAACAGATCTGGCAGCAATCAGGCCCAGGTGTGTTTTAGTGAAATTTAACTCAGCTTTCCAGAAAATGTGGTTAGTCATAGTTAATTTGTTTACTCATTCATGACTATCACTTAGTCATGAGTGAAGACAAGAAGCTACTTGTGATGTGACAAGTGTAAATGTGCGCAGCTCACTCTTTTTGGGGATGCTCATATGGatcctgctgctgtttgtatttattacacTCAGAGGAAAATTCATCTGGGAGCAACAAATACAACTCCAGCTCCTCTTAACATTTTGTTAAATGTTAATTTCACTTTCTAAGACTAAATCCTGCATGCATTTTTCAGCTATTGTTGTATAGGTGGCATGTTGAAACTAACTAATGTAAAATCAGAGTATCACACTCCGTGCATGCGTGAAGACAGTTATAAATTTTTAGTAACGGGGataatgaaacacacacaggtttCGTAACAGAGGGATAATTCATGCTATAACTAATGTTAGCAGTATGAGAGACggtcagggttttttttacagtattaATAGAGGCAGGTTTTTTCTTCTCAGCAACAGCTTCCACTGCCCAGATGATGCAGAATGCAAGCACAGTGCTTGAACAAGGAACCACTACACAGACAACCACCCACGGTAAAGAGCTTAAATTCATATGTACTGTCTCAGTTGGCTTCCGCTGAGCTGTTGCTTTCAAGTGATCTGTGCCAGGTGAGATGTTGTTACAGACGCCCAAAGTCATGACTAACCACATCCCCCAGACTGCTTATAGGGACTCCTGCATTCAGTGTCTCTGTCTCATACTtgctgtcaagcatggtgatgatttgggcttgttttgtagTGATTTAgactacgtccacactaatgtgTCTTTGTTAGAAAACGCATcattttctctccgttttggccccCCGTCCACACTAAGACGGCGCTTTCCTCAAGGAAAAACGCATCGTTTtgaaaacgcatacatttcaaaacgcagctgtcccgtcgcagtgtggacacacGAAAACGCGGACTTTCTACAACGATGAcgtattttagtcatgtgatgcagtcatgtgaccaaataaagaaagatagcggagggcattatacagcggttgttttgattgctctcaattttgacagcccaaaaaaaagagaatgaatatcagtttgtacttgctccagatagcttttctttaattctcacttgcttttgcgcatgcgcaggactggaacgtaagcgttttcatCTGTTTCAATGTGaatgcacaactctgtgaaaacgactgaaaacgctagtgtggacgcggagtgttttcagatgaaaacgccattttcaaatctatcggtgtggacgtagccttagttgACCATGAACTCCACTATATACTGAAGTATTCTACAGTCAAATATGAGGCCATTTGTCTCACAGCTAAAGCTCGGTTCAAATGGAGTCAGGGCAGTGATCCTAGGCATAGCTGCTGAGGTCTGCAATGACCCACCCCTCAGCCTGACTGAAAGGCTGTGGCAGAACTTGACCGTACTTCGAATAAACAAATGGTGGCAAACCTGAGTGAAATAAAGCAAccttgtaaagaagagtggggcAAAATTCCTCCTCAAGGATGTGAGGGACTGAtttgcactgttgcctcacagcaagaaggtcctgagttcgatTCCACCACCTGGCCGGGTactttcgtgtgtgtgtgttctctctGGTTACTCTAGCTTCCTCccactctgtctgtctgtcttcatGGGAGATGAACAGAATCCTTTCATGGGTGTGAGGAAAAAAGTCTCTGTGGGCATCCGTCCTTTCTTGATGCATGTCACTCATGTATCTTTTGatatttactttctttttagCAAATAATTGAGCCAACAACTGTCCAATCTGTAGCAGTCTTTGAAGGAGACTGTAATGAACTGTTCATATAACAAACTGTGCAGACTTATAGGACCGTCATCGTATATTAACATCCTGTAGTCTTCACTGCCGGCCTAAACCATCAATCACATCTTCTCGCTCAGTCCTTTGCAAGTGTGAATAATACAGACCAGTAATCAAACACAAACAATACGTGTTCTTGCAGATGCAAACTGTGTGCTTTAGTAATCCATGCAGTGTGGACATGTTTCGTTAGAGCTAGTGAAAGCTAACGAAATCTGTCTGTGACTCAGTGTCATCgtggtaaaaaataaattgtgGTAAAATAATCTGGCTTCCTCAATGCCATGCTTACCTCACTGTTGCTAAAATTTCAATAGAAACTGTTGACAAATTTCGTTGAAATTACTTTTAGTTCCCTCAGTCTGACCTCATGTTGTATCACGCCATTTCTCGCCctgtcctttatttatttttcatatcctgatttttgttttcttaaacgAAGGCCTGACTCGCTACATGTTCGGACACCTATAGAAATAAATCCACTGCCCCGTGCAACCAAGTCCAGGTCATGTAGCAGACTAAACCACTTTGTCACTTGTATAAGGTGAAAGCAGATGGGTTTAGGCACTATCACAGCTAGTCTACAGCATGCTAAAATCCTTTGCTATGCAAGTAATTGGTTAAAAatctcaaatttaaaaaaaaaaaaaaaaaaaaaaaagtcttgtaGCAGAAACTACTTCTACATTGATGATATAAGGGACATCTAGGGATGGGCACTTAATGGACTGTGCACTGTAAATAGGATGTGAAAAGGGAACTGAAGTGGTTTCTGAGGTTTTACATCCACATGAGAATCTCCACTGTTGTGATACACAATCATCAGCGTTAACAGaacacttgtttgtttttggggggttttaggTTGGGTGTTGAATGATACAGTGCCATTAAAAAGGTTGTTAGTCTTTAAAACTTTGATTCTTCCTTTCCTGTCATGCTAAAGCCAGGACATAGGAGACTGAGGGAGCAAAGTCTGAAACTCAGATCTGTTTCATAACAGGCAGTAGCTGTATACCGGTCAAACGTCAAAAGCAGTTCCAGTTAAAACTCAATCACAAATGGTGATAGGGGAAAGGGAGATGTACACTGGAAATGGTAAATGGGTGCAGGCCATGTAACTAAACTCTAAACACACGGGTCAGGGGGAGACAACGATTGTGCATCTCTGGTTGCTGTACTTCCAAAGGAAAGCTTTAATAATTTAGGAGGAACTAAAACAGAAACCGGGCTGTTTGATGTGAGCACTGGTAAAATGTGATAAGAGTTGTGCAGGTGCCATCTAAGGTTTTAATACCAAGGTCAAAGTCTTAGGCAGAGGTGAATAAGCCTTTCTCTACCCTTGAAACTGGCTTTTAAAAAGTTAATTCTAAAATACCTGGGGTGCAGGACTTTGGTGCCCTCACCATATAAAATCGTGTCATCTGCAAAGAACTGAGGATGGCCATTTAATTTAACTGCaactgtttgtttggtttttttgtttttgtttttttaaaaagcagtacAGATATCCATTACTGAAACAACAGCTGAAGCTACTAATGTGCCATCTCTTCCATTGAATCCAGACAGCTGTCGTTGCAATGTTTAACGCAGTTATTTAAAAGGGGACCTATACTATTCTTTGTCATTAAATGCTGTAACACTAGTTGATTATCATATTAAACACAGTAATTCCTGAGAGCCAAAAGTTCAGATTGCTGTTCAAGTACTAAGACTCTTTgcaaaaagccaaacaaaataacaacaaaaatcaTTTGACTTGAAATGGTGACACAGCCATTTTCATGTAACGATATTATTCACTCTGTTAAAAATTTATGAAGAAATATTTGTGCTAAGTGAGGATTTCTAAAGGAAAAACACTttgttcaggaaaaaaaaaacctgttgcATTGGAAGCTCCCCCTGCTGAGCAGATGCAGTAACTGTCCACACCTGAATCTGCAGATTACCAAAAGAATCAAACTCGGGAGAATCAATTGTGATGAGCCAAGGATGGTTTGAGAAATATCGGCAGACTTTCAAAGAGTTAACTGGCTAGCTGAGCTCTGTCACAGAAGGATGTGTATGTTTGGATTCCAGCTGGTAAGCCTGTGAAATAAAGCATAGGTTATATAATCCACAAATGCAATAAGGGTTGTAAAAAGCACTGCCACCCAACCTTACCCCATCTTGTGGTAATTTACTGATTAAAAATGGTGAACAAAACTGGGCGATTTATCCATTGTGAATGGTGTAAGCCTCTCATACAACTTCCAACACCCAAGCAGTCACAATGGTGTGAGTTAGATCTTTGTTGTAATCTAATCCTGTCCATATAGGGTTTCACAGAGATATATTGCACTTCTGAATATAAAGGCAGCCTGGATTTCACTCTAATCTTTGGAGTGGTACATAAAAGCTTAGCCTTTGATATCTGCTTTTCCCCCAGCATTTCACAAAGCAGCATGTAGATGCATAAGAAACTTGTCAGGCATGACACTGATCATGTCGTTTACCTTTAAATAGCACTACTTTgtataaaattttttttttttttttttttttttttgtactggaAAAGCAGAAACTGTGATGGAGACAACAGGAAAGACCGACACAATCCAGAATGCTACAGTGTCACCAAGAAGAGCTGACAACACCACCCCTTCTACACTCAAAATTGGTAAGCTTGAGAAGTAATTTCTAATAATGCTGTTTATCTGAGATAATCTCATTAAATACACTGATCAGCcataacatatatatattatgatCACTAACAGGTGATGTGAATAACACTTATCTCCATCACGGCACCTGTTATGTGGCATATATTAGAAAGCAAGTGGAAACCTCAAGCATGTGTGGGTCAAACTGGTTTAATCCATGCAGGCCCCACTGTGATACTTTGCTAGACTTCCTTTGGAAGTAAGGGCTGCTTTGGTAGCAAAAGGGAGCCCAACAAAACATTAGGCAGGTGGTCATAATGGGAGTAATGCGAGTGTctgtagtattattattatttatttatattttttttaagtcagtGATGTAACTTCTCAGTGGACAAGCAGGGAGTCACTTGAGGCTAAACGCTGTTTGTGAAGCAAGACGTTTTAGAGATGGTGAAGGCCAGTGCAGACACGCAGTGTAGATTTCCCTCATTGACGTTTTTAGGACGGTACATTCACTGAGATTGTTTTAAAACTCACAAAGCAGACTTGGAATTGTTATTTGATGAGATGCAGTCATGTTATACCTCTTTTCAGTGAAGAAACTGAATCAGAGCACATTAAGGATTTTCTCTCCCCATTTGCAGACCCTGCAACAACCACAGCGGCAACGGTCACCACTGTTTTACTGGTGATTCTCTGTACTGCAGGGATTGTCTTACTGTATCGAAGGTAAAAACAAAAGTACTTTTTGGATGAGCTTTCTATATACTCATCATTTTGCACTTGGCTGGTTATAATCCATTTCAATCCTGATTGTCCTTTTTTGGTCTCAGGAGGCGAAGAGAGCACATCCCAGTGAACCAGGACCCAGAGGATCTGTGAACACTGAATGCATGAGTCCTGGCCTACCTGGAGTGGACCAGTACAACACACTGACTTTGCAGTCACAGAGAGCTGCAGCAGTGTTTTACCAAAAGCAACATCCCTTAAGTGAAGAATGGACTCTTACCTCCACATAGGACTGGTTGTCATCGGTGCTTGATAACCCATTTGAACTTCTGTGGACGTCATTCCAAAGAATCACAGCCATCTTGATATGGCAGCCCAAGAGGCTCAATCTGAAACTTTCCTCTTAATAGCTTTCTAGCTTCACATAACCAAAAAACAACTCTATATGAGGAACTTTACGGTTAACATCCCTCTGGGTCAACCATTGCTCTGGTGCTATGGTGGGaagtgttttatttctttcttttatttattattcagctCTCATGAAAATACCAAAACTGAGTTACTCAAACTAAATGTTGTCTCTAGCCAGGCATTGATGCAGTTATATCTCTGTTTATCACAGAGATGAACCCTTgtacaaaaacaataattagGAAAGTATTATATCTTCAGTATCAGTTGGTGAGCTAGATGGACACAAACAGACCAAATTATTTGTTCAATTTTCTGCAGAGTATTATTTCGGCCAGTAACAGCATGTCTTCTTTTGGAGCTGCTAAACCTTTTGCTCAAACACTTGGTAATTTGTTTGTAATGGGTCCTTAGTTATACCTGGCAAATGGATTATAGCCCCTTAGATAAATGATCACTGGCCACTTGGTTAGCTACGGGTGTTTGTTAAGTCAGACAAATCAGACTTGCCGAAGTGCATCAAGTTGCACTTAAGCATGGAGATTGATCTTAAAGAAGAGGCTAAATTATTCATTAAATGTTACTGTGGATGGAAACAGGAAATGCAGTAAGAAATGAACTACAGTAGGGAGAACacaatttttagaaatgtcagAAAGCAATCTGAATCTGTAATTCAGCTTTTGGACCCAATGGAGttgcgctttttttttttttttttttttaattctgcatTCATGAATCATTTAATCAAGGcttttaattgtttaataaagtatttattGATGGATTAGTAGTTGTATTCTCTGATAACATatcaaataataattttatcaACATAGAAGTAAACAAATTATAAAGTCATTAGAAAGTGATTTACATCTTTACTTCATGGACTAACTTTCCTGGTCTTCCATATACTGTGCTTACCCTACTTATGAAGGGCGTTTATGAGCATCATGCAGTAGTCAATGCAGACTTCCTTTGTGTAGCTTATCTACACAAGGGAAGACTGCAGTGCCCACTGGACCTTGTTGACCAGTGGGCACTGCTTTTCCTACCTCAATGTGGTTGCTTGTCCTTGGCGTGTAATCCTCGGACTAGTTAGGGTTGAAAAGTAATTTACATACTGCAATattctaatatttcaaatattttattttgtgggATGTAAAATTGCTTGACACGTAGTAGTCTCCatgcaaaaatgaaataatatatTAATGTCCATTTCTTAAATAACTGgagttatttattttctatcatgaggaaaaaaatctaatccgagcaaataatttaatttcatGGGTGCACTTGAACTGTTTGCGCAGAAATTCAGCAACCCACGCATGTTGAACTCGGCAGCTGTGCAAAAAGAAGCCACTGCGCACACACTGCTGCAGTTATCATATTATCACATCGTGCATAAAAAGCGCAAGgtcatgtttttgttaagaacaCAGGGTGCGCCATAGGTGAGGAAGCACTAGCGTGCCCACGGCCGAAGTTGTTGCTGTATGCACCCCCCGACTCCCTCGAGCTTCATAATATCAGTACTATGCAGGATGAGGGAGCAGCTGATTTTAATAGCTCCTTATTGCTCCAGCAGGCTATGAAAGGTGGACCTAGCCTGTCTGGTCTGCAGCAAGCAGTGGGCACTGCTTTTGCACAAGGACCTGGTATCACAGGCACACAGGCAAATTTTTCATCCACATGCAGTGTCTTGCACTCTGGCCTTGGTACATGACAGGCTGAATTGAAATGAGTCAGAGGGTGAAAGAGACTATTCAGAGTACAGGAGCTCTTTCCACAAAACCACTTCACTCACACATGAGTACAAATGTCTTATCCTTCCTTCATGATATACTAGATGAGGGGAGAGCATTTCCCACTGTTAAAGCGTATTTAGCTGTGATTTCATCCACACATGTTAGCTTTGGTAATCACCAATTGGCCAGAATTCTCTGATAAGGATGTTTATGAAAGAGGCCCACAGACTGGGGTCTACTGTTAAGCCTTGCAGTCCCCTCATGAGATTTACCCACAGTTTTAAAGAACAAATGCTCATTAACTTAAAGTTGTAGTAGAAATACCTTTGCTAAATCGTATACTTACTGTATATAAAAGTAGTCATACTACATTATATGTACATTCTGTAAAAATACACAAAGGTATGACTCAAAGTGTGAaccaaaaataatttgttaatAATTTGGCAAACAGAGCCGCTTTAAAACGCGCTTGTGTGGCTGTCACTATGTAACTTTTTTAACGCAGTAACCTGAAGTGTCCGTCAAAGAGACTTTCAGGTTTAATTGACTTTCCACTGGAAGTCAACTTGAGAAGATTTCGGACGAACAGATGGGCAGACTCTGCTCTTTGTAACGTCCAACCGCTGTGTTGAATGTTATCCGGCACACATCTGAAACATTAGTGTGACTTGCCTTGTTGCTTATTTCCTTTTTCAAGATTCAAAATACCGAGAGgagaatgttttcttttgttgtttttagccTGTCTTGCCCGGCAGCTTTTCAATCAGAATTATGATCTGAATGCACTGTTTCGCCAAACATGTTTACTTTTCTAAGGTGAGTTCTATGAGCGCTCTCTATGTATCTTTTTATtgaatttattatattattattactattgttatttttttctatcaTTATTCACACTATATGAGTAATATCACAACGTCACAGCTGGCTGGCAGGCAGGAAAAACGAAATGGGAAATGATGATGATATCAAGCGcacaaactgatttaaaaaCGTTCCAAACCGCTGAAAAAAGCACGGCTTATATTTTGCGCTTTATATTGACATGAACTGACTGCGCT belongs to Oreochromis niloticus isolate F11D_XX linkage group LG17, O_niloticus_UMD_NMBU, whole genome shotgun sequence and includes:
- the il15ra gene encoding interleukin-15 receptor subunit alpha isoform X13; protein product: MALVSLAFSVCVMIVCWPQLSSSGDPRITTTQPPKATRATTTESRTDISHYSISTSAIKTVMETTGKTDTIQNATVSPRRADNTTPSTLKIDPATTTAATVTTVLLVILCTAGIVLLYRRRRREHIPVNQDPEDL
- the il15ra gene encoding interleukin-15 receptor subunit alpha isoform X6: MALVSLAFSVCVMIVCWPQLSSSDNSCPCPEIPKLNLTNLPQQGCFKIGDIFRYKCKDGYLRQVGTSNLIRCNDRGAVPQWSEPWLVCIRDPRITTTQPPKATRATTTATASTAQMMQNASTVLEQGTTTQTTTHETVMETTGKTDTIQNATVSPRRADNTTPSTLKIDPATTTAATVTTVLLVILCTAGIVLLYRRRRREHIPVNQDPEDL
- the il15ra gene encoding interleukin-15 receptor subunit alpha isoform X5 yields the protein MALVSLAFSVCVMIVCWPQLSSSDNSCPCPEIPKLNLTNLPQQGCFKIGDIFRYKCKDGYLRQVGTSNLIRCNDRGAVPQWSEPWLVCIRDPRITTTQPPKATRATTTATASTAQMMQNASTVLEQGTTTQTTTHAETVMETTGKTDTIQNATVSPRRADNTTPSTLKIDPATTTAATVTTVLLVILCTAGIVLLYRRRRREHIPVNQDPEDL
- the il15ra gene encoding interleukin-15 receptor subunit alpha isoform X8, producing MALVSLAFSVCVMIVCWPQLSSSDNSCPCPEIPKLNLTNLPQQGCFKIGDIFRYKCKDGYLRQVGTSNLIRCNDRGAVPQWSEPWLVCIRDPRITTTQPPKATRATTTESRTDISHYSISTSAIKTVMETTGKTDTIQNATVSPRRADNTTPSTLKIDPATTTAATVTTVLLVILCTAGIVLLYRRRRREHIPVNQDPEDL
- the il15ra gene encoding interleukin-15 receptor subunit alpha isoform X11 — encoded protein: MALVSLAFSVCVMIVCWPQLSSSGDPRITTTQPPKATRATTTESRTDISHYSISTSAISFFFSATASTAQMMQNASTVLEQGTTTQTTTHAETVMETTGKTDTIQNATVSPRRADNTTPSTLKIDPATTTAATVTTVLLVILCTAGIVLLYRRRRREHIPVNQDPEDL
- the il15ra gene encoding interleukin-15 receptor subunit alpha isoform X1, which produces MALVSLAFSVCVMIVCWPQLSSSDNSCPCPEIPKLNLTNLPQQGCFKIGDIFRYKCKDGYLRQVGTSNLIRCNDRGAVPQWSEPWLVCIRDPRITTTQPPKATRATTTESRTDISHYSISTSAISFFFSATASTAQMMQNASTVLEQGTTTQTTTHAETVMETTGKTDTIQNATVSPRRADNTTPSTLKIDPATTTAATVTTVLLVILCTAGIVLLYRRRRREHIPVNQDPEDL
- the il15ra gene encoding interleukin-15 receptor subunit alpha isoform X4, coding for MALVSLAFSVCVMIVCWPQLSSSDNSCPCPEIPKLNLTNLPQQGCFKIGDIFRYKCKDGYLRQVGTSNLIRCNDRGAVPQWSEPWLVCIRDPRITTTQPPKATRATTTESRTDISHYSISTSAITTASTAQMMQNASTVLEQGTTTQTTTHETVMETTGKTDTIQNATVSPRRADNTTPSTLKIDPATTTAATVTTVLLVILCTAGIVLLYRRRRREHIPVNQDPEDL
- the il15ra gene encoding interleukin-15 receptor subunit alpha isoform X12, with the protein product MALVSLAFSVCVMIVCWPQLSSSGDPRITTTQPPKATRATTTESRTDISHYSISTSAITETVMETTGKTDTIQNATVSPRRADNTTPSTLKIDPATTTAATVTTVLLVILCTAGIVLLYRRRRREHIPVNQDPEDL
- the il15ra gene encoding interleukin-15 receptor subunit alpha isoform X3, whose product is MALVSLAFSVCVMIVCWPQLSSSDNSCPCPEIPKLNLTNLPQQGCFKIGDIFRYKCKDGYLRQVGTSNLIRCNDRGAVPQWSEPWLVCIRDPRITTTQPPKATRATTTESRTDISHYSISTSAITTASTAQMMQNASTVLEQGTTTQTTTHAETVMETTGKTDTIQNATVSPRRADNTTPSTLKIDPATTTAATVTTVLLVILCTAGIVLLYRRRRREHIPVNQDPEDL
- the il15ra gene encoding interleukin-15 receptor subunit alpha isoform X2 encodes the protein MALVSLAFSVCVMIVCWPQLSSSDNSCPCPEIPKLNLTNLPQQGCFKIGDIFRYKCKDGYLRQVGTSNLIRCNDRGAVPQWSEPWLVCIRDPRITTTQPPKATRATTTESRTDISHYSISTSAISFFFSATASTAQMMQNASTVLEQGTTTQTTTHETVMETTGKTDTIQNATVSPRRADNTTPSTLKIDPATTTAATVTTVLLVILCTAGIVLLYRRRRREHIPVNQDPEDL
- the il15ra gene encoding interleukin-15 receptor subunit alpha isoform X10; translation: MALVSLAFSVCVMIVCWPQLSSSDNSCPCPEIPKLNLTNLPQQGCFKIGDIFRYKCKDGYLRQVGTSNLIRCNDRGAVPQWSEPWLVCIRDPRITTTQPPKATRATTTETVMETTGKTDTIQNATVSPRRADNTTPSTLKIDPATTTAATVTTVLLVILCTAGIVLLYRRRRREHIPVNQDPEDL
- the il15ra gene encoding interleukin-15 receptor subunit alpha isoform X9 — encoded protein: MALVSLAFSVCVMIVCWPQLSSSDNSCPCPEIPKLNLTNLPQQGCFKIGDIFRYKCKDGYLRQVGTSNLIRCNDRGAVPQWSEPWLVCIRDPRITTTQPPKATRATTTAETVMETTGKTDTIQNATVSPRRADNTTPSTLKIDPATTTAATVTTVLLVILCTAGIVLLYRRRRREHIPVNQDPEDL
- the il15ra gene encoding interleukin-15 receptor subunit alpha isoform X7, producing MALVSLAFSVCVMIVCWPQLSSSDNSCPCPEIPKLNLTNLPQQGCFKIGDIFRYKCKDGYLRQVGTSNLIRCNDRGAVPQWSEPWLVCIRDPRITTTQPPKATRATTTESRTDISHYSISTSAITETVMETTGKTDTIQNATVSPRRADNTTPSTLKIDPATTTAATVTTVLLVILCTAGIVLLYRRRRREHIPVNQDPEDL